AGCGGCGGGTTGGTCGTCTTCAGATCGACCAGCGTTCAGGCGGTGGTGCGCAACCGTGGCGGTGGCGCCGGCGGCCGACCAGGGCATCGGTCAACTCGAGCTCGTTGCGACTCCACCGCCGGGCGCGGTGAGGAACACGTCGCACCGATCCATACGCAAGAGATAAGTAAGTAGTGATTCACAGTCGCAGGCCGCTGCATCTCGATGCAGGACCAGCCCGAGCAGTGCTGATGACACGCTGATTACCAGCATCTATACGGCGGAATCGCGGAATGCGGCCACCGCTTCGTGGCCGTCAATACCGCCGTCAGTACCGCCGCCAGGACCGCAGCAGCCGCCGCAGCCAGTCGTCGTCCGGCACATCCAGGATCGTGTCGTCGACCGAGTCGTAAACCGTCGGGGTGGCCGGGGAACGCGAAGTGACCTCGATCAGGTAGTCGGAGTTGTAGGCGTCCATCTCGTCGATGTCGACCGCGCTATCGCCGTCGCCGATGCGTTCGGCGACATCCCGGGGCAGACCGGCTTCGCGCGCGAGTTCGGCCATCTCCGCATTGCTCGGGCCGGGGCCATCGGGTTCCTGGTTGGCCCACAGCAGTTGGACGAACTTCTGGAACTCCGTTCCGGTTCCGTCGCCCTCGGCGGCCTGGAACAGGGCGTTGCTCACCCGGGCCGAATGCCCCGCCGGGTTGTACCGGTCCAGGAAGGTCAACGGCCGGTAGGTGACCTGCAGCGCACCCAGCCCGATGTAGTAACCGAGCTCGTCGCCGAACTCGGACTGCAACCGGGCGCAGTGCGGGCACTGGGGTTCGGTGAAGATCTCGATGCGGGCCGGAGCGTCCTCGAAACCCGCCACGATGCCGAAGCCGTCGTCGCTCAGCGCCAGCGGAACCGGCGTCGGATCGCGCAGGGGCCTCCCGGTGACCTCGACGGTGCAGCCGCACAACAGCATTGCCAGCGTGGTCACCGCAACCAGCGCCCGGAGTCGCAGCCCGCATGTCGTTCGCATGTGTCCGAACCCTTTCCGGAGGCACTCTACTTCCGCCGGGGTGGTGTTACCGGCAGCGACCTCGGTCACCGCGACGAAGGCGGCGTGTTTTCACACGACACATCGTGAGAATTCGGCGCTTTCGTCACCTGCTAGCCCTGCGCCAGCTCCGCGACCGGCTGCCACTGCTCCCAGGTGCGCAGCCGCTGCTCGTAATCGGCGCGCACCAGCTGCAGCGGCAGCTCCCCGAAGAACACCCGCAACGGCGGGTCCTCGGCGTCGACGATCCGCAGCACCGCGGCCGCCGACGCCTTCGGATCACCCGGGCGCGCCACCCGGCGGGAGCGGGCCCGGTCGGCCTCGGCGTGAACCTGTCCGTAGTCCGGCAGCGGGGTGGAGCGGCGCGCCGACGAACCGGCCCAGTCGGTGGCGAACCCGGCCGGCTCGATCAGCGTCACCCGGATCCCGAACGACGCGACCTCCTGCGCCAACGACTGCGACAACCCCTCCAGCGCCCACTTCGACGCGTGATAGATGCCGAGGTTCGGGAACGCGGTCACCCCGCCGACCGACGACACCTGCAGGATGTGCCCACCGCGCTGCGCCCGCAGATACGGCAGCGCCGCCTGCGTCACCCACAGCGCCCCGAACAGGTTGGTCTCGATCTGATCGCGCGCCTCCTGCTCGGTCAGCTCCTCGACGAAGCCGAAATGCCCGTACCCGGCGTTGTTGACCACGACGTCGAGCCGGCCGAAATGCTCGTGCGCCCGCGCCACCGCCGCGAAGTCGGCCGCCCGGTCGGTCACGTCCAGCCGGATCGGCAGCAGCGCCTCGCCGTAGCGCGCCGCGAGATCGTCCAGCGTCGCGAGGTCACGCGCCGTCGCGGCCACCCGATCGCCGCGGTCCAGCGCCGCGATCGCCCACTCCCGGCCGAATCCCCGCGACGCCCCGGTGATGAACCACACTTTGCTCTGCTCGGTCACCGGCCCAGCATGCCCCGTGCCGGGGCGGACTGTCGCGCCAGGTAGCGTCGCGGGCGTGAGCCGTGCGTCTCTGGACAAGAACCCCCACGAG
The window above is part of the Mycolicibacterium hassiacum DSM 44199 genome. Proteins encoded here:
- a CDS encoding DsbA family protein, coding for MRTTCGLRLRALVAVTTLAMLLCGCTVEVTGRPLRDPTPVPLALSDDGFGIVAGFEDAPARIEIFTEPQCPHCARLQSEFGDELGYYIGLGALQVTYRPLTFLDRYNPAGHSARVSNALFQAAEGDGTGTEFQKFVQLLWANQEPDGPGPSNAEMAELAREAGLPRDVAERIGDGDSAVDIDEMDAYNSDYLIEVTSRSPATPTVYDSVDDTILDVPDDDWLRRLLRSWRRY
- a CDS encoding SDR family oxidoreductase; this encodes MTEQSKVWFITGASRGFGREWAIAALDRGDRVAATARDLATLDDLAARYGEALLPIRLDVTDRAADFAAVARAHEHFGRLDVVVNNAGYGHFGFVEELTEQEARDQIETNLFGALWVTQAALPYLRAQRGGHILQVSSVGGVTAFPNLGIYHASKWALEGLSQSLAQEVASFGIRVTLIEPAGFATDWAGSSARRSTPLPDYGQVHAEADRARSRRVARPGDPKASAAAVLRIVDAEDPPLRVFFGELPLQLVRADYEQRLRTWEQWQPVAELAQG